Below is a genomic region from Candidatus Marsarchaeota archaeon.
TCATCTTCAACATCATCGCTCTACATAACAGACAATGTAAATAAAACGTACGCATCAAACAGGAGCGTGTTTGACGTATACTTGATAAACTATTCAGACAATGCAAAGGTGCTGAACATAACGTATTACCAGAATCAGCTGCCTGCAGAGATATCGTTCCCAGCGCATTACTACTTCAGGTTCAATTTTGCATGCGCTTTCACCGCAAACGGCAATTTCTACGTCTCAAACAATACATACGGCCTTCTGGATTCAACGCCATGCGGCACAAACTACACAACCACTGGCGGTTCCTACAGTGCATATTATTTGAAAAGGATAATCCCAACAACCACTACGACTACTACTACGACTACTACAACGACCACTACAACCGTAACTACGACAACTACAACACCTCCATCAATATCCATTACAAACAAGGGCTATGAAGTATCGCTGAATATTGCGCCCCATGAACGATCAAAGATAACAATAATGCAATTGCACATAGCGCTTAACATATATTCCAACTACACAAAGAACATTACAGAAGATGTAACGATAAAGAACGTAACGTCAACGATGCCTTCCGTGCCTATAGGCTATCACGCAATTTCAGGCTTCAACATATCCGCAACGCCGAAGGTGCCTGCAATCAACACTACAGTGACATATGCATGCTCTCTAAATCCATCGCAGATAAAGCCACTGACGCTTGTAAATGGCACCTGGATGCCAGTAACCAGCTATTCAATCAACCAAAGCGCATGCAACATCGCATTCTTCGCTTCTGCACCTGCAGTTGTCGCAGTAGCTACAACCCAGAATATCACTACTACAATTCCTGCTACTACTGCAACGACAACGATACTGACGGTTGCGAAGCCAACCCCAAACTATGAAGAATACGCTATAATCGTTGCAATAGTCATTTTGGCAATCATAATAATCGCATATGCAGCCATGAAGGCCAGTGCAAAGGGAAGTGCATAATGCCAACGATAACTGCTACGGCCTCTTCTTATTCCTATTTTTCATCTCAGGTATGGTATATTTGTTCCAGAAGATCTTGTAGAGCCTAAGCTTATCAGGGATGTCCCTGAGCCCTGGAATGAATGGGAAGAATACCAATATCGCGAAAGCGACCAGCGCCACAGTGCCGTTTTCGAGATCGCCCCACCAAGGTATTCCAGAAGTAATTATCTCCATATAGTTGTAAGGTGCTGTCCAATAGCTGCCTATCTGCCACCAAGCGCTCCCGGCCTTGAGCATGCCCCATTGTGCGGTCCTGAGCCCGTATTTTGTTCCGTATGAATACAGCGCATTGGAATCTGCGAGGAACCTTATTTCGTAAGTTTCGTTAAGCGGGTTCTGAAGGCTCCCGGCAAGCGCGTCCTGGTACAAGCCAGCCTGGGCCATGGACGTAAGCTGCGAGAAAAGTGCGATAGCAGGATTGGAAGAGTTAAGCCCCTTCGAGATAGAGCCGTTTGATTTGAAGTAGGAATAAGCCGAAGCTAGGCTGGAATTCAGAGCAGAAGGCGATTCGTTGAGCAGCATGCTTTCATAGTTCTTGGAGCCTGTCACCTTTATGTATTGCAAGTACGGCCCTGTCACGTAAGCGCTTCTGGTGCTGAACGTGTAAGGGTCTATGGTGTCAAGGTAAGTGGCGGTCCCAGAACTGTAATTGAATTCGCTTATCAATGTCATAGCCATTATGCTTGGCGTGGTATTGGCCACTTGCTGTATGGTGAGCGGTGCTATATATGGAGACCTTAGAAACACTGCAAAGAGCAGTACTATTATAAGCACATAAACCATGCGCTTATACATGGTCTTGTGGTTTGCAGGTACCATGCTGTATGGTATTTCCTTGCGGTAGGGCTTGCTCAATCCTTTTTGCTTGACAAGCATGTAGTGCGCGAACATAAGTAGCGCAAGCAGTATCGGAACTATTGCTATGTGCCAGCTGAGCACTGCAGCCATGTTGAGCGGGTTTATCCAGTAGCCAAGCCCCGTGCCGTTCCACAGGTCAGCTCCAGCTTTTGCATTCCACTGAGAGACAAAGCCGCCTTGTACCCCTATGCCGAATGCATATTCAAGGAATACGAGGAAGAGCATTAGGCTGCCAAGCACCCATACGAGCTTCTTCTTTTTGAACGATGACGTTGCGAACTGCACGAACAGGTGCACAAATATGAGGGTTACGAACGCTTCTGCTGCCCAGAGGTGTATGCTCCTGAAGAAAGTTCCAACAGCTGTAAGGTTCCACCAATATGGCCCGAATATCAACATTACTATGCCTGTGATTGCGAGTACTCCAAAAAGCTCAAGCAGGTATATGCCTATTGTGAAAAAGAAATTGTTGCCGTAAGAAGGCACATCCTTTATGTAGAAGAATTCTACAAGTGATCTGACGCTGTCCAGCATTCCTCTAAGGCCTTTGCCTTCGCTACCACCATCAGCATCTTGGTAATCCTGGCTTCTAGCATCAACGCTGCCGGGCAATGAAGGCACCTATACAACAGATAAGTTTCGTAAAAATCTAAAAACGATAGCTATAATCGCTGCAAGCAGGTATAATGCAGTATATCATGTGGCAAGGGCCTCAAGTTTCATCTTCAAAGGAAGATATGCAAAAACACTGCATAACACATACAATTAAATAAGTGCAATTGGATTTTGTATAAGCTAATGGGATGGTGCAATGGTTTTCATTGACGACTTGGCATTGGAGCTCTTTATGCTAGCGCTCGCTGGCGTAGTATCTTTGTACACCACTGCTTCCGCTTACAGGTATTACAAGGCCAACGGAGTCAAGGGAATAAAGGACTCGATGAGGCCAGGGGCAGTTCCGCTTGGGCTTCTTGGCATAATAATGCTCATACTGGGCCTATTCGGCGAGATGACATGGCCGCTACCAGGAAGCTACAACATCCTTTTCTACGATCCTTTCGTACTTATAGGAATAACGATAACCGGCATATCAGTAGCACTGTGGTTCAGGCAGAACATGCAGTATGTTGGCATATTCGCACTTTTTTCAGGGCTTCTCGCAATATACTACGGCTTCAGCGCTTACTTCATAAAGATGACATCCAGCCCTATTGCAATGCTAGGCCTTTACATAGGGTTTGGCCTGGCTGGCGTGTTTACGTATCCTGCAACGCTCATATACGACAGGCTTCCAGCCAAGAGCAAGGCCTCAAACACCTACACTGCATTGCTAGTAATATTCTGGATATTCCTTCTGCTCGCTTCGCTTCTTGCGATAGTAGTAGGAGTCGCAGCAGTCCCGCAACACCTGCTTTCGCCCCCGTGATTCGGTCTGCCTTTTTGGCAGCCTGGGCCAAGTGCAAAGCCTTACTGCATGTCTGTGCTAGGCCCTTTTAATTTACAGGAAGCAGAAGCAGCATAGCTTAGTTTCAATTTGCGTCAGTGCTTCTTCGTTATTCTCAAGTCAAGGAAATCCTTCACCATTTTCGCCTGGCCTCCGTAGGTAATGGCGTACTGCAGCGTCTTTCTCACGCTGTTGCCACTCTTGGAATAAAGCAGCAATATCATATCGTTTCCAGAAATAAACTTTCCAGCAGGCGGGCTATATTTTTTGGAGTGCAGATATCTAACGATGCTTGCGGTCCTTCTGGAGCCCTTGGTTTTTCTTGTCAAATATGCAACCGCGAAGAACATCGCCGAGCTCTCAAAGATGTTGTTGACAAGATCCTGCACGTCATCTTGCTTTAAGTCATATAGCTTAAGCATGTCCCACAGCTTGCCAGGGTCGTAGAACTTGAACTTGGTGTGCTGCACATGGTGGAAGAAGCCGTGTGCCATCAGAGCACTCAGGCCTATTCTCTCACTACCTTTCAGATAGCTAGGATTTAGGGTTATCAATCCGTTTTCATATTCTTCAGCATCATTGATTTTGTTTGAGATGCGCACCTGCGGCATAGTATGCTCCACATTAAGCAAGGAGCGCAAGAACATGTCTATATTTTGCAGCTCATTAACGAGGTGCCTTTCATCAACCAAATAAATCCCATACGTAAATTGTAAATACTCTACAAAGGTTATAAACTTTATTTTTATAAAGCCAAAGGGTGTGCGATAATGGCCGGGACTACAAAAATAACTGCAGATGGCGGTATCTTTATTTCACCGCACATTTACTTTTTTGCAGTTTCTATACCATTCTATGCTGGCGTTGCAGCTTTCTAGCGCTTTTAGTCACAGAATAATTTAAAATGTAAAGGTCTTTGATTTATATGAAGTTTTATAATAACATAAATCGATAATTTATTGCAAAGCTTCGGCATTGCCATGATTTTTAACGGTGCATAGCTTGGAGACTATTGATTTAGAAACAAGATTCAAAATCATCAGTAAAACATTTTCTATGCTTGAGCAATATTTTGCGCATTGGAACTACGTTCCAAATGCGTCTATAAATAAACTCCATAAAAAGTATGTAAAAGATTTACTTACTACCAACAACAGATATAAATTCGGTTTATTGATGTGCAAGCTGCTCGCAGAATTAAAAAACGGACACACATTCTATTACGATAGGCAATTGCACAACAAAGCAGGAGGGGGCCTGGGCTTCTATGCTTTTTATCACGAGAAAGAAAAGAAATGGGTCGTATTAAGCAGCACAATCAATAAAGTAAAGATTGGGGATATAATATTGAAAATAAATGGGGAACCTACAGAAAAATTTTTCGTTGCTGCTTCGAAATATATATCCGGTTCAAGCGAACTAGAAATAAGGAACAAGTTATTCAAAACATCATTTTTGTTTCCCAAGAAATTAAAAGTAACGACAGACATGGGAACTTTTGCAATAAATAAGAGACCTGTAAAATTTCGTTCCATTAAGCCTGAGCCAGTTTTCAAATTAATAGATCCAAAAACCTGCTATGTAAAACTTCCGAGTTTTGCCAAAGGTGAATATGCCAAATCTGCAGTCAAATTCCTGAAAAAACACCGCAACTGTGAATCAATTATATTAGATTTAAGAAACAATGAAGGCGGCAACACTCCGGCAAACTTGATCAGTGCCTTGATGGATAGGAAGTATCGAAGATTTGCATACAAAGAAGCAATACAAGAGCAGATTTCATACATTTTGGATTCAACCTATGTCAAACGCAATAAAATAAAGACAAGGTATAAACTACAAAGGCCTAAGTGGATTACACCATTAAAAAGCGCTTACAAGGGCAAGGTGTTCATTCTTGTGAATCAATTCACTTTCTCTGCAGGAGAAGACTTTTCCTTTCCGTTCAAAGACAATGGTCGCGCCACGCTTATCGGCATTAAAACTGCCGGAACAAACGGCAGTACATTGATTAAGGATTTCGGAGATGGCATATATTTGGGCATAGGGGTAGTCCAGGCTATCTATCCTAACGGAACAAGGTTCGAAG
It encodes:
- a CDS encoding cytochrome b N-terminal domain-containing protein yields the protein MPGSVDARSQDYQDADGGSEGKGLRGMLDSVRSLVEFFYIKDVPSYGNNFFFTIGIYLLELFGVLAITGIVMLIFGPYWWNLTAVGTFFRSIHLWAAEAFVTLIFVHLFVQFATSSFKKKKLVWVLGSLMLFLVFLEYAFGIGVQGGFVSQWNAKAGADLWNGTGLGYWINPLNMAAVLSWHIAIVPILLALLMFAHYMLVKQKGLSKPYRKEIPYSMVPANHKTMYKRMVYVLIIVLLFAVFLRSPYIAPLTIQQVANTTPSIMAMTLISEFNYSSGTATYLDTIDPYTFSTRSAYVTGPYLQYIKVTGSKNYESMLLNESPSALNSSLASAYSYFKSNGSISKGLNSSNPAIALFSQLTSMAQAGLYQDALAGSLQNPLNETYEIRFLADSNALYSYGTKYGLRTAQWGMLKAGSAWWQIGSYWTAPYNYMEIITSGIPWWGDLENGTVALVAFAILVFFPFIPGLRDIPDKLRLYKIFWNKYTIPEMKNRNKKRP
- a CDS encoding DUF981 family protein — its product is MVFIDDLALELFMLALAGVVSLYTTASAYRYYKANGVKGIKDSMRPGAVPLGLLGIIMLILGLFGEMTWPLPGSYNILFYDPFVLIGITITGISVALWFRQNMQYVGIFALFSGLLAIYYGFSAYFIKMTSSPIAMLGLYIGFGLAGVFTYPATLIYDRLPAKSKASNTYTALLVIFWIFLLLASLLAIVVGVAAVPQHLLSPP
- a CDS encoding S41 family peptidase, which translates into the protein METIDLETRFKIISKTFSMLEQYFAHWNYVPNASINKLHKKYVKDLLTTNNRYKFGLLMCKLLAELKNGHTFYYDRQLHNKAGGGLGFYAFYHEKEKKWVVLSSTINKVKIGDIILKINGEPTEKFFVAASKYISGSSELEIRNKLFKTSFLFPKKLKVTTDMGTFAINKRPVKFRSIKPEPVFKLIDPKTCYVKLPSFAKGEYAKSAVKFLKKHRNCESIILDLRNNEGGNTPANLISALMDRKYRRFAYKEAIQEQISYILDSTYVKRNKIKTRYKLQRPKWITPLKSAYKGKVFILVNQFTFSAGEDFSFPFKDNGRATLIGIKTAGTNGSTLIKDFGDGIYLGIGVVQAIYPNGTRFEGIGIKPDIEVYPAMSDIKQGKDCILAKAISLAKKG